Proteins encoded together in one Mycobacterium sp. MS1601 window:
- a CDS encoding glycosyltransferase, with translation MDVAIVAAEPDSVGELSSAAALSGALIVAGHQASVHVPQDPANLSAYTEELHRTWSHRPPDVAHAQSWLSGMAAQSAARGLDIPVVQSFRAVETVEARKLVAVLARRASWVAATNNEQLVELLQTGCSRSRLSVIPCGVDGELFAPPGPVASRGVAHHRMVSVWTTALRPSMALAALASTPDAEWVVAVDSAADDATEVESRLRPAAEAAGVADRLAVEQVSDAPQLAALLRSADVFVCPVTADPAGAAVLQAMSCAVPVVGTAVGALVDIVVDDVTGRLVPPGDAPRFVEAVRRLLHEPFAGRGMGGAGRDRACSRYSWERVAADAVRAYAGALGPVGAASA, from the coding sequence GTGGATGTGGCAATCGTTGCAGCAGAGCCTGATTCGGTAGGTGAGCTGAGCTCGGCAGCCGCGTTGAGCGGTGCCTTGATCGTCGCGGGCCACCAGGCCAGCGTGCACGTGCCCCAAGACCCGGCAAATCTGAGCGCCTATACCGAAGAGTTGCACCGCACCTGGTCTCACCGCCCGCCCGACGTGGCGCACGCACAGTCCTGGCTGTCGGGTATGGCAGCGCAGTCCGCCGCGCGGGGGCTAGACATCCCGGTGGTGCAGTCGTTCAGAGCTGTGGAGACCGTGGAGGCGCGCAAGCTGGTGGCGGTGTTGGCTCGCAGAGCCAGTTGGGTGGCTGCGACCAACAACGAGCAACTGGTCGAGCTGCTGCAGACGGGCTGCTCCAGGTCCAGGTTGTCCGTGATTCCGTGCGGAGTGGACGGTGAATTGTTCGCCCCGCCCGGGCCGGTCGCGTCCCGGGGCGTTGCGCACCACCGGATGGTGTCGGTATGGACGACGGCCCTGCGTCCGAGCATGGCACTGGCGGCGCTGGCCTCGACTCCCGACGCCGAGTGGGTGGTGGCCGTGGATTCCGCCGCCGATGACGCCACCGAGGTCGAGTCCAGGCTGCGCCCGGCGGCCGAAGCCGCAGGTGTGGCTGACCGCCTGGCGGTCGAGCAGGTCAGCGACGCGCCGCAACTCGCGGCATTGCTGCGGTCTGCCGATGTGTTCGTGTGCCCCGTCACCGCCGATCCCGCCGGAGCTGCTGTGCTGCAGGCGATGAGCTGCGCCGTGCCGGTGGTGGGCACCGCGGTGGGGGCGCTGGTGGACATCGTGGTCGATGACGTCACCGGCCGACTGGTGCCACCCGGTGATGCCCCCCGCTTCGTCGAGGCGGTGCGCCGGCTGCTGCACGAACCGTTCGCCGGCCGCGGGATGGGTGGCGCCGGGCGAGACCGTGCCTGCTCCCGCTATTCGTGGGAGCGGGTGGCCGCCGACGCGGTGCGCGCCTACGCCGGTGCGCTGGGCCCGGTCGGCGCGGCCAGCGCCTGA
- a CDS encoding HRDC domain-containing protein produces MTDPAPTPDLDDPDLDDPDLDDKAAPEPLTRPADGVPEVSVTKYDIAAAAEFLGGGTGPFAVDAERASGFKYSNRAYLIQIRRAGAGTVLVDPVSHGGDSLEVLRPLADVLNSDEWILHAADQDLPCLAEVGMRPPALYDTELAGRLAGFDRVNLAAMVARLLGLGLAKGHGAADWSKRPLPNDWLNYAALDVEVLIELRDAVAAVLADQGKTDWAAQEFDHLRTFEGAPTRRDRWRRTSGIHKVRNPRALAAVRELWTVRDDIARRRDIAPGRILPDAAIISAAQADPKTVDELTALPVFGGPKQRRHAQVWLAALSAARQNPEPPSSSEPTNGPPPPVRWSKRKPEAAARLDAARSGLNALSEQVKVPTENLLSPDLVRRLCWDWVATPDPAATIEEFLRDGGARQWQRDLTVPVLTTALTQPTDVSPG; encoded by the coding sequence ATGACGGACCCGGCCCCCACCCCCGACCTGGACGACCCCGACCTGGACGACCCCGACCTGGACGACAAAGCCGCACCCGAACCGCTGACCCGGCCCGCCGACGGCGTTCCCGAAGTCTCGGTGACCAAGTACGACATCGCTGCTGCGGCAGAGTTTCTGGGCGGCGGTACGGGACCGTTCGCGGTGGACGCCGAACGCGCATCGGGCTTCAAGTACTCCAATCGGGCCTATCTGATCCAGATCCGACGCGCCGGAGCGGGCACCGTGCTGGTGGATCCAGTGAGCCACGGTGGCGATTCACTGGAGGTTCTGCGGCCGCTGGCCGACGTGCTGAACTCCGACGAGTGGATCCTGCACGCGGCCGACCAAGACCTGCCGTGCCTGGCCGAGGTGGGCATGCGTCCCCCCGCTCTGTACGACACCGAACTGGCCGGTCGCCTTGCCGGCTTCGACCGGGTGAACCTGGCCGCCATGGTGGCCCGGCTGCTGGGCCTCGGGCTCGCCAAAGGCCACGGCGCCGCCGACTGGTCCAAACGTCCACTGCCGAATGACTGGCTGAATTACGCCGCCCTGGATGTCGAGGTACTGATCGAGTTGCGGGACGCCGTAGCGGCGGTGCTGGCCGACCAGGGCAAGACCGACTGGGCAGCACAGGAATTCGACCACCTACGCACGTTCGAAGGCGCACCCACCCGCCGGGACCGCTGGCGGCGCACGTCCGGCATCCACAAGGTCCGCAACCCGAGGGCGCTGGCCGCGGTGCGCGAACTGTGGACGGTGCGTGACGACATCGCCCGCCGGCGTGACATCGCACCGGGACGCATCCTTCCGGACGCCGCGATAATCAGTGCCGCACAAGCGGATCCGAAGACCGTCGACGAGTTGACTGCACTTCCGGTGTTCGGCGGCCCGAAGCAACGCAGGCACGCCCAGGTGTGGCTGGCCGCCTTGTCGGCCGCCCGGCAGAACCCCGAACCGCCCAGCTCGAGCGAACCCACCAACGGTCCCCCGCCGCCGGTGCGCTGGAGCAAACGCAAACCCGAGGCGGCCGCCCGACTGGACGCCGCCCGCAGCGGCCTCAACGCGCTCTCCGAGCAGGTGAAAGTCCCCACCGAGAATCTGCTGTCCCCCGACCTGGTGCGACGGCTGTGCTGGGATTGGGTGGCGACGCCGGATCCCGCTGCCACCATCGAAGAGTTCCTGCGTGACGGTGGAGCCCGCCAATGGCAGCGTGACCTGACAGTGCCGGTGCTGACTACCGCGTTGACGCAACCCACCGACGTTTCGCCAGGTTGA
- a CDS encoding phosphate-starvation-inducible PsiE family protein: protein MAEKEETRDEKDRQRFADRVLSVAEDAVYWAIAAILVAGAVALLVAQVKTMFSLLDTPTSNVMLELLDGVLLIFIFVELLYAVRTSLRSHEIAVEPFLIVGILACIKEIVVQSVEAAKLVGQGPEFARTIVQTGVLGALVLVLAVAAWVLRQRRLTAVSEDETAD from the coding sequence GTGGCCGAAAAGGAAGAGACGCGCGACGAAAAGGACCGGCAGCGGTTCGCCGACCGCGTTCTGAGCGTCGCCGAGGACGCGGTGTACTGGGCCATCGCGGCGATCCTGGTCGCCGGAGCGGTGGCCCTGCTGGTGGCTCAGGTGAAGACCATGTTCTCCCTGCTGGACACCCCCACCTCCAACGTCATGCTCGAGCTGCTGGACGGGGTGCTGCTGATCTTCATCTTCGTCGAACTGCTCTACGCGGTGCGAACCAGCCTGCGCTCACACGAGATCGCGGTCGAGCCGTTCCTGATCGTCGGAATCCTGGCCTGTATCAAGGAGATAGTGGTGCAGTCCGTGGAGGCAGCCAAGCTGGTCGGCCAAGGCCCGGAGTTCGCCAGGACCATCGTGCAGACCGGTGTGCTGGGCGCCCTGGTGCTGGTGTTGGCGGTGGCGGCGTGGGTGCTGCGCCAGCGCCGACTGACCGCTGTTTCGGAGGACGAGACCGCTGATTGA
- a CDS encoding DUF3000 domain-containing protein, translated as MSAAIVRPEIELGPIRPPQRLAPFSYAVGAEVKHPEDAVIPETSDGDAFGRLILLHDPDGSDAWDGTMRLVAYIQADLDSTEAIDPLLPEVAWSWLVDALESRSEHVTALGGTVTATTSVRYGDISGPPRAHQLELRASWTATSPDLGTHVQAFCEVLEHAAGLPPVGVTDLGTRSRA; from the coding sequence ATGAGTGCCGCGATCGTCCGACCGGAGATAGAACTCGGCCCCATCCGACCGCCGCAGCGCCTCGCGCCGTTCAGCTACGCGGTGGGCGCCGAGGTCAAGCATCCCGAAGACGCGGTGATCCCCGAGACCTCCGACGGCGACGCATTCGGCCGACTGATCTTGCTGCACGACCCCGACGGCTCAGACGCCTGGGACGGCACCATGCGTCTGGTGGCCTACATCCAGGCCGACCTGGATTCCACCGAAGCCATCGACCCGCTGCTGCCCGAGGTCGCCTGGAGCTGGCTGGTGGATGCACTGGAGTCACGTTCCGAACATGTCACCGCCCTCGGCGGCACCGTGACCGCCACGACCTCGGTGCGTTACGGCGATATCTCCGGCCCGCCGCGCGCGCACCAACTGGAGTTGCGGGCGTCGTGGACAGCCACCTCCCCCGACCTCGGTACCCATGTGCAGGCGTTCTGCGAGGTGCTCGAGCATGCCGCGGGCTTGCCGCCGGTGGGCGTCACCGACCTGGGCACCCGGTCCCGCGCCTGA
- a CDS encoding putative bifunctional diguanylate cyclase/phosphodiesterase: protein MAVAVVAAVVVLVAPTLTDRATVWTVLCVGLAAMAVAAAWCAVAAARASKDRRRWVWVAMTGGLIVWAVGTFVFAMRPPGAMTVPVAGDIAHVAFWLAAFSALVLIPANTWYFSWLRTVLDALVIGTALFIVAWLLLRRFVDVADVGDSRALLVTVVYLSTAVVASTIGVLVVSRARGRHRTILILLATGITVTALARGAFVYVTARQDADAPMVVAIGWGVGILLIGAAAAVAVTVGGDTQASALPPKTSLWLPYLPIVVACAVCTVELFAVPGLPPVLFALLVMVSGMVARQYLVMRDNRRMVAAATEEALRDPLTGVGNRALLLDRLTHALDLRQRDRSDVTVLALDLDHFKLVNVSLGHPAGDTLLAAVSERVVSCLRTGDTVARLRGDEFAVLMEGSAANARAVAHRVLLSFDAPFTLDGHDVMIRPSVGLAILCAEEMDVCAEVLLQRAETAMNAAKTSGSGGLRIHTPDLDLSTSTAGGGAAPAVQLLGELRRAIDRQELAVVYQPQIDLRSGAIAGLEALVRWPHEHRGTIEPDRFLPLVRQYGLMPALTDLVVKTALDDLAVWHRRQCAVPVAVNLFAPSLADVQLPLSVAWALAERKLPAELLTIEITEDLVLEDTRRTSAVLGDLRARGIRIAIDDFGSGYSALSYLRELPVDEMKVCKQLVEPITVDPRADAVVGAVIELAHILGARVVAEGVEDEATHVRLQQLDCDIGQGYHYFRPLDFEATTRLLLSRLNPRFENSVIG from the coding sequence GTGGCGGTGGCGGTAGTGGCGGCGGTGGTGGTCCTCGTGGCCCCGACGCTGACCGATCGCGCCACGGTGTGGACGGTCCTGTGTGTGGGCCTTGCGGCCATGGCGGTGGCCGCCGCGTGGTGCGCTGTGGCTGCCGCGCGTGCGTCGAAGGATCGCAGGCGTTGGGTGTGGGTCGCCATGACCGGTGGGCTCATCGTGTGGGCTGTCGGCACCTTCGTTTTCGCCATGCGCCCTCCCGGTGCGATGACGGTTCCGGTGGCAGGCGACATCGCCCATGTCGCGTTCTGGCTGGCGGCGTTCTCGGCGCTGGTGTTGATCCCGGCGAACACGTGGTACTTCTCGTGGCTGCGGACGGTGTTGGACGCGCTCGTCATCGGGACCGCGCTGTTCATCGTCGCCTGGCTGCTCTTGCGCCGCTTCGTCGATGTCGCCGATGTGGGAGACAGCCGAGCCCTTCTGGTCACCGTCGTCTATCTCTCGACGGCGGTGGTGGCGTCCACCATCGGGGTGCTCGTGGTGTCCCGGGCGCGGGGGCGGCACCGAACCATCCTGATCTTGCTGGCCACGGGAATTACGGTGACGGCCCTGGCCCGAGGGGCGTTCGTGTACGTCACGGCACGCCAGGATGCAGATGCTCCGATGGTGGTGGCGATCGGCTGGGGAGTCGGCATCCTGCTCATCGGCGCCGCGGCGGCCGTTGCCGTGACCGTTGGCGGCGATACCCAGGCATCGGCGCTGCCACCCAAGACCTCACTGTGGTTGCCCTACCTTCCGATCGTCGTTGCCTGCGCCGTCTGCACCGTCGAACTCTTCGCGGTGCCGGGCCTTCCGCCCGTGCTGTTCGCCCTGCTCGTGATGGTCAGCGGAATGGTGGCCAGGCAGTACCTGGTGATGCGGGACAACCGGCGGATGGTGGCCGCCGCCACCGAGGAGGCGCTGCGCGACCCGCTCACCGGGGTGGGCAACCGCGCGCTGCTGCTGGACCGGTTGACCCACGCGCTGGACCTGCGCCAGCGTGATCGCAGCGATGTCACCGTGCTCGCCCTCGATCTGGATCATTTCAAGCTCGTCAATGTCTCGCTGGGTCACCCGGCGGGGGACACGCTGCTGGCGGCGGTGTCCGAGCGGGTGGTGTCCTGCCTGCGTACCGGTGACACCGTCGCCCGGCTTCGTGGCGACGAGTTCGCGGTTCTGATGGAAGGCAGCGCCGCCAACGCCCGCGCGGTGGCCCACCGGGTGCTGCTGTCCTTCGACGCACCGTTCACCCTCGACGGCCACGATGTGATGATCCGACCCAGCGTCGGCCTGGCGATCCTGTGTGCCGAAGAGATGGATGTCTGCGCTGAGGTCTTGTTGCAGCGGGCCGAGACCGCGATGAACGCCGCCAAAACCTCAGGCAGCGGCGGGCTTCGGATCCATACCCCCGACCTCGACCTCTCGACATCGACGGCAGGAGGCGGTGCCGCGCCCGCCGTCCAACTGCTCGGCGAACTGCGTCGCGCCATCGACCGGCAGGAGCTGGCGGTGGTGTATCAACCGCAGATAGATCTGCGCAGCGGTGCCATCGCCGGGCTCGAAGCGCTGGTCCGTTGGCCCCACGAACACCGCGGCACCATCGAGCCCGATCGATTTTTGCCACTGGTTCGCCAGTACGGACTGATGCCCGCACTGACCGACCTGGTGGTGAAAACAGCACTCGACGATCTCGCCGTCTGGCACCGACGCCAGTGCGCGGTCCCGGTGGCGGTGAACCTGTTCGCCCCCTCGCTCGCCGACGTCCAGTTGCCATTGTCGGTGGCGTGGGCGCTGGCCGAGCGCAAGCTGCCCGCCGAGCTGCTGACCATCGAGATCACCGAGGACCTGGTGCTCGAAGACACCCGCCGCACCAGCGCGGTGCTGGGCGACCTGCGCGCCCGTGGCATCCGGATAGCGATCGACGATTTCGGCAGCGGCTACTCCGCGTTGTCCTATCTGCGGGAACTCCCGGTTGACGAGATGAAGGTCTGTAAGCAGTTGGTCGAGCCCATCACGGTCGACCCTCGCGCTGACGCCGTGGTGGGGGCGGTGATCGAGTTGGCGCACATCCTCGGTGCCAGGGTGGTGGCCGAGGGCGTCGAGGACGAGGCCACACACGTCCGGCTGCAGCAGTTGGACTGCGATATAGGCCAGGGCTACCACTATTTCCGGCCGCTGGACTTCGAGGCCACCACCAGGTTGTTGCTGTCCCGGCTGAATCCGAGGTTCGAGAACTCGGTTATTGGGTAA
- a CDS encoding protoporphyrinogen oxidase — translation MVVTSYCVVGGGISGLTAAYRLRCALGPAARITLFDPADRLGGILRTERLAGQPMDVGAEAFVVRRPEVPALLDELGLAGRQIGTTGVRPLIYAQRRLHGMPSDTVNGVPSSAASVTGLVDDATVSRMAVEPTTGLDWRPGSDPTVAALVGDRFGTQVVARSVDPMLAGVYAGSAATIGLRAAVPTVAAALDRGARSLTEAVRSALPPNTGAPVFGAVEGGYEVLLRELIARSGVHWVGTAVEELQRDGSRWALRDDEGTQWRADGVVLALPAPRFARLTAAVAPRSAAAAARIEVASSAVVALAVPGGTPLPQRSGVLVASGERLHAKAITLSTRKWGRRGNCELLRLSFGRFGDTVARDTSDEDLVAWSLADLAEVFDVSVEPEDVLVHRWLEAMPQYGPGHAAIVAEVRAGLPPGLAVAGSYLDGIGVPACVAAAGRAVSELTGRDR, via the coding sequence ATCGTTGTGACGTCGTATTGTGTTGTCGGCGGGGGGATTTCGGGACTGACCGCGGCCTACCGGCTGCGCTGTGCCTTGGGTCCGGCGGCCCGGATCACACTGTTCGACCCCGCCGACCGCCTCGGCGGGATCCTGCGCACCGAACGGCTGGCAGGCCAGCCGATGGACGTCGGCGCCGAAGCATTCGTGGTGCGGCGCCCGGAGGTGCCCGCGCTGCTCGACGAACTGGGGCTGGCGGGCCGTCAGATCGGCACCACCGGTGTGCGGCCCCTGATCTACGCGCAGCGCCGGCTGCACGGCATGCCGTCGGACACGGTCAACGGCGTGCCCAGTTCGGCGGCGTCGGTGACAGGTCTGGTCGACGACGCCACCGTCAGCCGGATGGCCGTCGAACCCACCACCGGGCTGGACTGGCGCCCCGGCTCCGACCCCACCGTCGCCGCGCTGGTGGGGGACAGGTTCGGCACGCAAGTGGTGGCCCGTTCGGTGGATCCGATGCTGGCAGGCGTCTACGCGGGTTCGGCGGCGACCATCGGATTGCGCGCCGCTGTTCCCACCGTGGCCGCCGCCTTGGACCGAGGCGCCCGCAGTCTCACCGAGGCAGTGCGCTCAGCGCTGCCACCGAACACCGGGGCGCCGGTGTTCGGTGCTGTCGAGGGTGGCTACGAAGTGCTGCTGAGGGAACTGATCGCCCGCAGCGGGGTGCACTGGGTGGGTACCGCCGTCGAGGAACTGCAGCGTGACGGCAGCCGGTGGGCGCTGCGCGACGACGAGGGCACACAGTGGCGCGCCGACGGCGTGGTCCTTGCCCTGCCCGCCCCGCGCTTCGCGCGACTGACCGCAGCGGTGGCGCCGCGTTCAGCGGCGGCCGCCGCCCGTATCGAGGTGGCCTCGTCGGCCGTGGTGGCCCTGGCGGTGCCGGGTGGAACTCCGCTGCCGCAGCGCTCCGGGGTGCTGGTTGCCAGCGGAGAACGCTTGCACGCCAAGGCGATAACACTGTCCACCCGTAAGTGGGGCAGACGCGGCAACTGCGAACTGTTGCGGCTGTCGTTCGGGCGCTTCGGGGACACTGTCGCCCGCGACACCAGCGACGAAGATCTGGTGGCGTGGTCGCTGGCCGATCTGGCCGAGGTGTTCGATGTGTCGGTGGAACCGGAGGACGTGCTGGTGCACCGGTGGTTGGAGGCCATGCCGCAGTACGGCCCGGGGCACGCCGCGATCGTGGCCGAGGTCCGCGCCGGTCTGCCGCCCGGACTGGCTGTCGCGGGCAGCTACCTCGACGGCATCGGGGTGCCCGCCTGTGTCGCCGCGGCGGGTCGTGCAGTGTCCGAACTCACCGGCCGCGACCGTTGA
- the msrB gene encoding peptide-methionine (R)-S-oxide reductase MsrB: MSPNLSELPSPKVALTDDEWRAKLSPEEFAVLRQAGTERAYSGEYTDTKTEGVYQCRACGTELFRSTEKFDSHCGWPSFFDPSHSDAVILRPDDSHGMHRVEVLCANCHSHLGHVFTGEGYPTPTDQRYCINSISLKLVPTS, translated from the coding sequence ATGAGTCCCAACTTGTCAGAGCTGCCCAGCCCGAAGGTTGCGCTGACCGACGACGAATGGCGCGCGAAGCTCAGCCCCGAGGAATTCGCCGTCCTCAGGCAGGCCGGCACCGAGCGGGCCTACAGCGGCGAATACACCGACACCAAAACCGAAGGTGTTTACCAGTGCCGGGCGTGTGGCACCGAATTGTTCCGCAGCACAGAGAAATTCGATTCACACTGCGGGTGGCCCTCGTTTTTCGACCCGTCACACTCCGACGCGGTGATCCTGCGCCCCGACGACTCGCACGGTATGCACCGGGTGGAGGTGCTGTGCGCCAACTGCCACAGCCACCTCGGCCACGTGTTCACCGGTGAGGGTTACCCCACACCGACTGACCAGCGCTACTGCATCAACTCGATTTCACTCAAACTGGTCCCCACCAGTTGA
- the hemQ gene encoding hydrogen peroxide-dependent heme synthase: MSRLDFDALNSTIRYLMFSVFAVNQGELGSAERDRQEIVEETATFLKQQEDKGVVVRGIYDIAGMRADADYMFWTHAERVEDLQATYSDFRRTTTLGRASAPVWSSVALHRPAEFNKSHIPAFLAGEEPGNYVCVYPFVRSLDWYLLPDDERRKMLADHGMAARGYKDVRANTVPAFALGDYEWILAFEAPELYRIVDLMRDLRATEARRHVREEIPFFTGPRVAVEQLVERLP; this comes from the coding sequence ATGTCACGCCTGGATTTCGACGCACTCAACTCCACCATCCGCTACCTGATGTTCTCCGTGTTCGCGGTCAACCAGGGGGAGCTGGGTAGCGCCGAGCGCGACCGCCAAGAGATCGTCGAAGAGACCGCCACCTTCCTCAAACAGCAGGAGGACAAGGGTGTCGTGGTGCGCGGCATCTACGACATCGCGGGCATGCGGGCCGACGCCGACTACATGTTCTGGACCCACGCCGAGCGCGTGGAGGACCTGCAGGCCACCTACTCCGACTTCCGTCGCACCACCACCCTGGGCCGGGCCAGCGCCCCGGTGTGGAGCAGTGTCGCGCTGCACCGCCCCGCGGAATTCAACAAGAGCCACATCCCGGCGTTCCTCGCAGGCGAGGAGCCCGGCAACTACGTGTGTGTCTACCCGTTCGTGCGGTCGTTGGACTGGTATCTGCTGCCTGACGACGAGCGCCGCAAGATGCTCGCCGACCACGGCATGGCGGCTCGCGGTTACAAGGACGTCCGTGCCAACACGGTGCCCGCGTTCGCGCTTGGCGACTATGAATGGATTCTCGCTTTCGAGGCACCCGAGCTGTACCGGATCGTCGACCTGATGCGGGACCTGCGGGCCACCGAAGCGCGCAGGCATGTGCGCGAGGAGATTCCGTTCTTCACCGGGCCGCGGGTGGCGGTGGAGCAGTTGGTGGAGCGCCTGCCCTGA
- the hemE gene encoding uroporphyrinogen decarboxylase, with amino-acid sequence MNTRRELPSSPYLAAAAGRVPDRVPVWFMRQAGRSLPEYRQLRATHKMLDACFDAELVTEITLQPVRRHKVDAAILFSDIVVPLRGAGIDLDIVPDVGPVIAHPIRTDADVAAIKPLDPQQVAPVSDAVSLLVAALGEVPLIGFAGAPFTLASYLVEGGPSKNHERTKAMMFGAPQTWHALMTALTDITIGFLQVQLAAGVDAIQVFDSWAGTLSLRDYRTHVLPHSSRVFATLADAGVPMTHFGVGTAELLGAMSEAGAGVVGVDWRTSLADAATRVRPGTALQGNLDPVVLLAGWEVAQQHARAVVDDGRRAVEAGAAAHIFNLGHGVLPPTDPGIITDVVALVKSL; translated from the coding sequence ATGAATACCCGCCGTGAGCTGCCCTCCTCGCCCTATCTGGCCGCCGCCGCAGGCCGTGTACCGGACCGGGTGCCGGTGTGGTTCATGCGGCAGGCGGGCCGGTCGCTGCCGGAGTACCGGCAGCTGCGCGCCACCCACAAGATGCTCGACGCGTGTTTCGACGCCGAGTTGGTCACCGAGATCACCCTGCAGCCGGTACGCAGGCACAAGGTGGACGCCGCGATCCTGTTCTCCGACATCGTGGTGCCGCTGCGCGGGGCGGGCATCGACCTGGACATCGTGCCGGACGTGGGACCGGTGATCGCGCACCCGATCCGCACCGATGCCGACGTGGCCGCCATCAAACCGCTTGACCCGCAACAGGTAGCGCCTGTCTCCGACGCGGTGTCCCTGTTGGTGGCCGCACTCGGCGAGGTCCCGCTGATCGGGTTCGCCGGGGCTCCGTTCACGTTGGCCTCGTATCTGGTGGAGGGCGGCCCCAGTAAGAATCACGAGCGGACCAAGGCGATGATGTTCGGCGCCCCGCAGACCTGGCACGCGCTGATGACCGCGCTGACCGATATCACGATCGGCTTTCTGCAGGTGCAATTGGCCGCCGGGGTGGACGCCATCCAGGTGTTCGACTCGTGGGCGGGCACCCTGTCGCTGCGCGACTACCGCACCCATGTGCTTCCGCATTCGTCACGGGTGTTCGCCACGCTGGCCGACGCCGGCGTTCCCATGACGCACTTCGGGGTCGGCACCGCCGAACTGCTGGGAGCCATGAGCGAGGCAGGCGCGGGGGTCGTGGGGGTGGACTGGCGCACGTCGCTGGCCGACGCCGCCACCCGGGTGCGGCCCGGTACCGCGCTGCAGGGCAACCTCGACCCGGTGGTGCTGTTGGCCGGCTGGGAGGTTGCGCAGCAGCATGCCCGCGCGGTGGTCGACGACGGTCGCCGAGCCGTCGAAGCGGGTGCCGCCGCCCACATCTTCAACCTCGGCCACGGTGTGCTGCCCCCCACCGACCCCGGCATCATCACCGACGTGGTGGCCCTGGTGAAATCGTTGTGA